The following coding sequences lie in one Corynebacterium anserum genomic window:
- a CDS encoding YeeE/YedE thiosulfate transporter family protein, translating into MLLTGLALGVVLGFVMQRGRFCVTGMIRDIFTQNSWRGFNALLIVIAVHAIGLGALSSAGIITPAVKDFAPLAVVIGGTLFGMGIILAGGCASGTWYRSGEGLVGSWIALAMYALTAAAMNAGALTWLDRAATSWTIEQSTIHGTLGVSRWWLIVPFSALVAYLTVHFLKQEKHRPRMATLAPKKRGVAHILTEKPWHFYSTAVVVGLLGVIAWPLSAATGRNSGLGITTPSSDVARFITTGDTARLNWGTLLVLGLLVGSFIAAKASGEFRVRVPDTTQATRSVCGGALMGIGAVMAGGCNVGNGMVQTSLFSYQGWVGLAFIAVGIWVGAKLWLKPSEFSIAGNEPAVSSSPDATSASLSVSPSTFDISIAPGVLAGSTGGGVLTAEKTNVAEKTNVADKTDVADTTDVVDKTDVAGATGLKPQARSAEESKSIAGLRSLGAGQYALDTLGAVCPFPLLDAKDAMKLLEPGEELVIDFDCTQATDSIPRWASVDGHEVTNFEATGEAGWTITVKKG; encoded by the coding sequence ATGCTTCTTACCGGCCTCGCCCTCGGCGTCGTTCTCGGATTTGTCATGCAACGCGGACGCTTCTGTGTGACAGGCATGATTCGCGATATTTTCACCCAGAACTCGTGGCGCGGATTTAATGCATTACTCATCGTCATTGCCGTTCACGCCATCGGTCTCGGTGCCCTAAGCTCAGCGGGGATCATTACCCCTGCGGTGAAGGACTTTGCTCCCTTGGCTGTGGTGATCGGTGGAACCCTCTTTGGCATGGGAATCATTCTTGCCGGTGGCTGTGCGTCTGGTACCTGGTATCGCTCTGGTGAAGGGCTAGTTGGTTCGTGGATTGCTTTAGCTATGTATGCGCTGACTGCAGCCGCCATGAACGCAGGCGCTCTCACTTGGCTAGACCGGGCTGCGACCTCTTGGACCATTGAGCAATCCACAATCCACGGCACCTTGGGGGTTTCCAGGTGGTGGCTCATTGTTCCCTTTTCTGCGTTGGTGGCCTATCTGACCGTCCACTTCCTTAAGCAGGAAAAGCATCGCCCGCGGATGGCCACTCTGGCTCCGAAGAAGCGTGGAGTGGCCCATATCCTTACGGAGAAGCCGTGGCACTTTTACAGCACAGCGGTGGTTGTGGGATTGCTGGGGGTGATCGCTTGGCCGTTATCTGCCGCGACTGGGCGCAACTCCGGTCTAGGCATCACCACCCCCTCGTCCGATGTCGCTCGATTCATCACCACCGGAGATACGGCGCGCCTCAACTGGGGTACCTTGTTGGTTCTTGGGCTATTGGTGGGGTCTTTCATCGCGGCGAAGGCCTCCGGTGAATTTCGTGTCCGTGTGCCTGATACAACACAAGCCACACGCTCCGTTTGCGGTGGAGCGTTGATGGGTATTGGCGCAGTGATGGCCGGTGGTTGCAACGTGGGCAACGGCATGGTGCAGACCTCTTTGTTCAGCTACCAGGGTTGGGTTGGCCTCGCGTTCATCGCCGTGGGTATTTGGGTGGGAGCGAAGCTGTGGCTTAAGCCGTCGGAGTTTAGCATCGCTGGCAACGAGCCGGCCGTCTCTTCTTCCCCCGACGCTACCTCTGCCAGCCTTTCGGTTTCCCCGTCTACCTTTGATATTTCCATTGCCCCAGGCGTGTTAGCGGGGTCAACCGGTGGCGGTGTTTTGACTGCAGAAAAAACCAATGTGGCAGAAAAAACCAATGTGGCAGACAAAACCGACGTGGCAGACACAACGGACGTAGTAGATAAAACGGACGTGGCAGGCGCAACCGGACTGAAGCCACAGGCTCGCTCCGCTGAGGAATCGAAGAGTATTGCTGGTCTGCGTTCCTTAGGAGCCGGGCAGTATGCACTCGACACCTTGGGAGCTGTGTGCCCGTTCCCGTTGCTTGACGCCAAAGATGCAATGAAGCTCTTGGAGCCGGGAGAGGAACTGGTCATCGATTTTGATTGCACTCAGGCTACAGATTCCATTCCACGCTGGGCGTCTGTCGATGGCCATGAGGTCACTAATTTTGAAGCCACGGGCGAGGCCGGCTGGACCATCACGGTGAAGAAGGGCTGA
- a CDS encoding class I SAM-dependent methyltransferase, with amino-acid sequence MKLHAALRIPKVLQPWKKQAHLRRSFALLDSFKYEQPDPDRFYGLLARDTVRLIEAIWKGSGKESLTGTRILDVGGGPGYFGVAFDKAGTDYITCEPDVGEMAAAGITLQSSVRGSGLDLPFRDSAFDITYSSNVAEHVPEPWRMADEMLRVTKPGGVMIYSYTCWLGPFGGHETGLWEHYVGGEFAARRYKKKHGKEPKNRWGESLFNVGCADGLRYAERISGEAEPRAELLAAFPRYHPWWAWWMVHIPGFREFAVSNLVLVFRKK; translated from the coding sequence ATGAAACTGCATGCCGCCCTGCGCATTCCAAAGGTTCTGCAACCATGGAAAAAGCAGGCCCACCTGCGCCGTTCCTTCGCGCTGCTCGACTCATTTAAATATGAGCAACCAGATCCCGACCGCTTCTACGGACTGCTTGCGCGAGACACCGTGCGCCTCATTGAAGCCATCTGGAAAGGCAGCGGCAAGGAGTCTTTAACTGGCACCCGCATCCTCGACGTAGGCGGAGGACCCGGCTACTTCGGCGTGGCATTCGACAAGGCAGGCACCGATTACATCACCTGTGAACCCGACGTCGGTGAGATGGCAGCAGCCGGCATCACCTTGCAATCCTCTGTCCGCGGTTCCGGGCTAGATTTACCGTTTCGCGACAGCGCTTTTGACATCACATACAGCTCCAATGTCGCCGAACACGTGCCGGAGCCTTGGCGCATGGCCGACGAAATGCTACGCGTGACGAAGCCGGGTGGGGTAATGATCTACAGCTACACCTGCTGGCTAGGCCCCTTCGGAGGCCATGAGACAGGGCTGTGGGAGCACTATGTCGGTGGTGAATTTGCCGCTCGCCGTTATAAGAAGAAGCACGGGAAAGAACCGAAAAATCGGTGGGGTGAAAGCCTCTTCAACGTGGGGTGTGCCGACGGCTTAAGGTACGCCGAACGCATCAGCGGTGAGGCTGAGCCGCGCGCCGAACTTCTCGCCGCTTTTCCTCGCTACCATCCGTGGTGGGCCTGGTGGATGGTTCACATCCCTGGGTTCCGCGAGTTTGCGGTGTCTAACTTAGTTCTGGTTTTCCGCAAAAAGTAG
- a CDS encoding acetyl-CoA C-acetyltransferase: protein MTSTTGAPEAFIYDAVRTPRGKGKPGGSLHTVKPVDLLSGLIEALLERNPGLNPERIDDIIAGCVTPVGDQGMDIARTAALNAGLPFTATGVQVNRYCASGLTAVNLAAQKVRSGWDELVFAGGVESMSRVPMGSDGGALALDPASNFHNDFIPQGISADIIATLDGLSREDIDGLAVRSHERAAKAWENGHFDRTVVPVKDINGVTLLDRDETIRPGTTIESLSGLRPAFAAVGEQGGFDAVAQTKYPQIERINHIHHAGNSSGIVDGAALIAVGSEKAGSDMGLEPRARVVSVATTGVEPTIMLTAPAPAARAALAKAGLKPEDIDVWEINEAFSSVVLRAQKELNIPDEKLNISGGAIAMGHPLGATGAIITGTAVDELHRTGGRYALITLCVAAGMGVATIIERV from the coding sequence ATGACCAGTACCACTGGCGCCCCAGAGGCCTTCATCTACGACGCAGTCCGCACCCCGCGTGGCAAGGGCAAGCCGGGGGGCTCTCTCCACACCGTCAAGCCTGTTGATCTACTCAGCGGCCTCATCGAGGCACTCCTCGAACGCAATCCAGGACTCAACCCAGAACGCATCGATGACATCATCGCAGGCTGCGTAACCCCAGTCGGAGACCAGGGCATGGACATCGCCCGTACCGCCGCACTGAACGCCGGCCTCCCCTTCACCGCAACCGGTGTTCAGGTTAACCGCTACTGCGCGTCCGGCCTGACTGCCGTGAACCTCGCCGCTCAGAAAGTCCGTTCCGGTTGGGACGAGCTCGTTTTTGCCGGTGGCGTGGAGTCTATGTCCCGCGTCCCTATGGGTTCCGACGGCGGCGCTCTCGCCCTGGACCCTGCCTCCAACTTCCACAATGACTTCATTCCGCAGGGCATCTCCGCGGATATCATCGCCACCCTCGATGGATTGAGCCGTGAAGACATTGACGGACTGGCAGTTCGCTCCCACGAGCGCGCAGCCAAAGCCTGGGAAAACGGTCACTTCGACCGCACCGTCGTCCCCGTCAAGGACATCAACGGCGTGACCCTTCTGGATCGTGATGAAACCATTCGCCCAGGAACCACCATCGAGAGCCTGTCCGGCCTGCGTCCAGCTTTCGCTGCTGTCGGTGAACAGGGCGGTTTCGACGCCGTTGCCCAAACCAAGTACCCACAAATCGAGCGCATCAACCACATCCACCATGCCGGTAACTCGTCCGGCATCGTAGACGGTGCCGCCCTGATCGCTGTGGGCTCTGAAAAGGCCGGCTCCGACATGGGTCTGGAACCACGCGCCCGGGTGGTGTCCGTTGCCACTACCGGCGTAGAGCCAACCATCATGCTCACCGCCCCAGCCCCGGCGGCACGCGCCGCTCTGGCCAAGGCCGGCCTGAAGCCTGAGGACATCGACGTATGGGAGATCAACGAGGCCTTCTCCTCCGTTGTGCTGCGTGCACAAAAGGAACTCAACATTCCAGACGAGAAGCTGAACATCTCCGGTGGCGCCATCGCAATGGGTCACCCACTGGGAGCAACGGGCGCCATCATCACCGGCACCGCCGTAGACGAGTTGCACCGCACTGGTGGCCGTTACGCACTCATCACCCTGTGTGTTGCTGCCGGTATGGGCGTGGCCACCATCATCGAGCGCGTGTAA
- a CDS encoding 3-hydroxyacyl-CoA dehydrogenase NAD-binding domain-containing protein has product MSDNMFKWEIDADGILTLTMDDPNQPVNTMNDTFFADFPATIDKVKESVESGEVKGVVISSAKSTWFAGGDIKSMITAGPDDAAPLTQRLNDMKATMRTLETLGVPVVAALNGTALGGGLEIALATHHRIATDAKGAKFGLPEVTLGLLPGGGGVSRVVRMLGLQDALLKVLTTGRQFNAEAAVKASLVDEIAPADSLIDTAKQWIKDNPDATQPWDVKGYKIPGGTPTTPALAAILPSFPANITKQLKGAPMPAPQAILKAAVEGAQMRNIEEATIIETRYFVELVCGSTAKNMMQAFFFDLQHCNGGGSRPQGIEKKKFKKLGMVGAGMMGAAIAYVAAKAGMEVVLKDIEMAAAEKGKSYSEKLEAKALERGRTTEEKSKALLDRITPSVDYSDLGDCDIVIEAVFENTELKHKVWAEIEAAVPEDCLLGSNTSTLPITELAAGVTRPKDFIGIHFFSPVDKMPLVEIIKGEETSDETVAAALDFTGQIRKTPIVVNDSRGFYTSRVIGFFLNEAMRMLAEGIDPSVIEAAGRQAGYPAPPLQLQDELNLKLARKIGSETRAAQEAAGIKVDDGGVTEIVDKMLDEYDRPGKLEGKGFYEYNEEGRRSGLWRGLWDQLGAGSVKVPDAESTTSGHGLDTATGEGPALIDLIERMLFSEALETQKVIDEGVLMSDADANIGSIMGIGFPAWTGGTRQYIKNYARPAAAALPEGKVADVDGGDYPTTGVAGFVARAEELAAKYGERFTPPASLKG; this is encoded by the coding sequence ATGAGCGACAACATGTTCAAGTGGGAGATCGACGCTGACGGCATCCTCACCCTGACCATGGATGATCCCAATCAGCCGGTCAACACCATGAATGACACCTTCTTTGCCGACTTCCCCGCCACCATTGACAAGGTAAAGGAATCCGTGGAGTCTGGCGAAGTCAAGGGTGTCGTAATTAGCTCCGCTAAGTCCACCTGGTTTGCTGGCGGAGATATCAAGTCCATGATCACCGCAGGACCGGACGATGCCGCACCACTAACTCAGCGTCTCAACGACATGAAGGCCACGATGCGCACGCTAGAGACCCTAGGCGTTCCCGTGGTCGCTGCCTTGAACGGCACGGCGCTGGGCGGCGGCCTGGAAATTGCTCTGGCCACCCATCACCGCATCGCTACCGACGCCAAGGGTGCCAAGTTCGGCCTCCCCGAGGTCACCCTGGGCCTGCTGCCTGGCGGTGGTGGCGTATCCCGCGTGGTACGCATGCTGGGTCTGCAGGATGCGCTGCTCAAGGTGCTAACCACCGGGCGTCAGTTCAATGCTGAAGCCGCAGTCAAGGCTAGTCTGGTGGATGAAATCGCTCCAGCAGACTCGTTGATTGACACGGCAAAGCAGTGGATCAAAGACAACCCGGATGCAACCCAGCCATGGGATGTTAAGGGTTACAAGATCCCTGGTGGCACCCCAACCACCCCAGCCTTGGCAGCCATTTTGCCATCCTTCCCGGCGAACATCACCAAACAGCTCAAGGGTGCACCGATGCCTGCTCCACAGGCCATCCTTAAGGCCGCTGTCGAGGGTGCCCAGATGCGCAATATCGAAGAGGCAACCATCATCGAGACTCGTTACTTCGTCGAGCTCGTGTGCGGTTCCACCGCGAAGAACATGATGCAAGCGTTCTTCTTCGATCTACAGCACTGCAATGGCGGCGGTTCCCGTCCACAGGGTATCGAGAAGAAGAAATTCAAGAAGCTCGGTATGGTTGGCGCTGGCATGATGGGCGCCGCCATCGCTTATGTGGCGGCTAAGGCCGGCATGGAGGTTGTCCTCAAAGACATCGAAATGGCTGCTGCCGAAAAGGGCAAGAGCTACTCCGAGAAGCTTGAAGCTAAGGCTCTGGAACGCGGCCGCACGACCGAAGAGAAATCCAAGGCTCTGCTGGATCGCATCACGCCATCCGTGGATTACTCTGATCTCGGGGATTGCGACATCGTCATCGAGGCCGTGTTTGAGAACACCGAACTCAAGCACAAGGTCTGGGCCGAGATCGAGGCCGCCGTGCCTGAAGACTGCCTCTTGGGTTCCAACACCTCCACTCTGCCAATCACCGAACTGGCCGCTGGGGTGACACGTCCGAAGGATTTCATTGGTATTCACTTCTTCTCCCCCGTAGACAAGATGCCTCTCGTGGAGATCATCAAGGGTGAGGAGACATCGGATGAGACCGTTGCCGCTGCCTTGGACTTCACGGGCCAGATCCGCAAGACCCCAATTGTGGTGAATGACTCCCGTGGTTTCTACACCTCACGCGTCATTGGTTTCTTCCTGAACGAGGCTATGCGCATGTTGGCTGAGGGTATCGATCCATCCGTGATTGAGGCCGCTGGCCGTCAGGCCGGTTACCCTGCTCCTCCGCTGCAGCTGCAGGACGAGTTGAACCTCAAGCTGGCTCGCAAGATCGGCTCTGAAACCCGCGCAGCTCAGGAAGCTGCCGGCATCAAGGTGGACGATGGCGGCGTGACCGAAATCGTCGATAAGATGCTGGACGAGTACGACCGCCCTGGCAAGCTCGAGGGCAAGGGCTTCTACGAGTACAACGAGGAAGGCCGCCGTAGTGGGTTGTGGCGTGGCCTGTGGGATCAGCTCGGTGCGGGGTCTGTGAAGGTTCCCGACGCAGAATCCACCACCTCCGGCCATGGCCTGGATACTGCAACTGGTGAAGGTCCAGCCCTGATCGATCTCATCGAGCGCATGCTCTTCTCTGAGGCTCTGGAAACTCAAAAGGTCATCGATGAGGGCGTTCTCATGTCCGATGCTGATGCCAACATCGGTTCCATCATGGGCATTGGTTTCCCAGCCTGGACTGGCGGCACCCGCCAGTACATCAAGAATTACGCTCGTCCAGCTGCCGCTGCCCTGCCTGAGGGCAAGGTCGCAGATGTTGATGGTGGTGACTACCCAACCACGGGCGTAGCTGGCTTCGTTGCCCGCGCTGAAGAACTCGCCGCTAAGTACGGTGAGCGTTTCACCCCGCCAGCGTCTCTAAAGGGCTAA
- a CDS encoding DUF3068 domain-containing protein has product MKKILSFALIFLGTASLVFAIALPTYVVPKGKVIPLNTVSSSGTVPTPGILLDSSAVAADKPLSKNASKPECKGKNPEVSCFIGKDTPVQSQRFVVVQEPSNKDIVTLEVGNSVIRTDRKEPQNLLSASVERIQLDRKTQLPVEDPVSTVDLQPGEAQSSEGGFKSSNEPFVRPGVQYQFPMGTDKKSYPYFDIQTMTTHDIDFVGEEDLRGLKTYRFEQDVPPVEIYPGIHDMLAADGKIDKADEAALSTLRLTFPAKKWGLKKDDIKPSAIKKKAEGAANSEDKDNPDVEMSRYYTIKRIINVEPKTGMIVMGQEEVWMYYAQDQDEANKLAEPENREREMANPQRTAMYFPGKWSDATAERISAKAKENADRLTTMGTTLPWILGIVGILLAVIGFVLHRRS; this is encoded by the coding sequence ATGAAGAAGATTCTCTCCTTCGCGCTGATCTTCCTGGGCACCGCTTCCCTGGTGTTCGCGATCGCGCTTCCAACCTACGTTGTTCCTAAGGGCAAGGTAATCCCTTTGAACACCGTGTCCTCCTCAGGCACTGTACCAACCCCAGGCATTCTGTTAGATTCCTCCGCAGTTGCTGCAGATAAGCCTCTAAGCAAGAACGCTTCCAAGCCGGAATGTAAGGGCAAGAATCCTGAGGTCTCCTGCTTCATCGGCAAGGACACCCCGGTACAGTCCCAGCGTTTCGTTGTGGTTCAGGAACCTTCAAACAAGGACATCGTCACCCTTGAGGTCGGTAACTCCGTGATCCGTACGGATCGCAAGGAACCACAGAACCTGCTCTCTGCGTCTGTCGAGCGCATCCAGCTGGATCGCAAGACCCAGCTGCCAGTCGAAGATCCCGTCTCCACTGTGGATCTTCAGCCAGGTGAGGCTCAATCTAGCGAGGGCGGCTTCAAGTCCTCCAATGAGCCATTCGTACGCCCAGGCGTTCAGTACCAGTTCCCAATGGGCACTGACAAGAAGTCCTACCCATACTTCGACATTCAGACCATGACCACGCACGATATCGACTTCGTGGGAGAAGAAGATCTCCGCGGTCTGAAGACTTACCGTTTTGAACAAGACGTCCCACCAGTCGAAATTTACCCTGGTATTCACGACATGCTGGCTGCCGACGGCAAGATCGACAAGGCTGACGAAGCAGCTCTATCCACCCTGCGCCTGACCTTCCCTGCAAAGAAGTGGGGCTTGAAGAAGGATGACATCAAGCCATCCGCAATCAAGAAGAAGGCCGAGGGCGCTGCAAATAGCGAGGACAAGGACAACCCTGATGTGGAGATGTCCCGCTACTACACCATCAAGCGCATCATCAATGTCGAGCCAAAGACCGGCATGATCGTCATGGGCCAGGAAGAGGTCTGGATGTACTACGCGCAGGATCAGGACGAGGCTAATAAGCTCGCCGAGCCTGAGAACCGCGAACGTGAGATGGCTAACCCACAGCGCACCGCCATGTACTTCCCAGGCAAGTGGTCGGACGCAACCGCAGAGCGCATTAGCGCCAAGGCCAAGGAAAACGCTGATCGCCTCACCACCATGGGCACCACCCTCCCATGGATCCTGGGCATCGTCGGCATCCTGCTTGCAGTTATCGGCTTTGTTCTCCATCGCCGCTCCTAG
- a CDS encoding glycosyltransferase family 4 protein, with the protein MKVVLLCWRDTNHPEGGGSERYLERVAHYLAEQGHEVVFRTARYPGSARREVIRETPESKGVLFSRGGSNLSVYPRALAALLAVRCGIGPLRDFKDADVIVDTQNGVPFFATLVAAAPTIVLTHHCHREQWSVAGPILSRIGWLIESKISPWVHRASRWVTVSRPSADELVGLGVDEDHVEIVRNGVDPLPPIDFEGDATSNTVHLVTLSRLVPHKQVEHAMDAVAALVRRHPNIRLDVIGDGWWAKKLREYAHDLGIEPYVIFHGHVTEEMKHRILQRADLHIMPSRKEGWGLAVVEAAQHGVATVGYKSSAGLRDSVVDGETGLLAGSEGGLINAVEWLLDNPEEMKKMGKAALGRADGFSWKATGRAWESILREVAGLPPADVSPTPPAPMMRAPRQELPQRQPQSQHEDQPEHGHAH; encoded by the coding sequence ATGAAAGTAGTACTTCTTTGCTGGAGAGACACGAACCACCCAGAAGGTGGAGGCAGCGAGAGGTACCTGGAGCGTGTTGCACATTATCTTGCCGAACAAGGCCACGAGGTAGTGTTCCGCACCGCCCGTTACCCAGGTTCCGCGCGCCGCGAAGTGATTCGAGAGACCCCTGAATCCAAGGGAGTGCTGTTCTCCCGTGGCGGAAGTAATCTCAGTGTGTACCCCCGGGCGCTAGCGGCTCTCCTGGCCGTTCGTTGTGGCATCGGCCCGCTGAGGGATTTCAAAGATGCCGATGTGATCGTCGATACGCAAAATGGCGTGCCTTTTTTTGCCACTCTGGTGGCAGCAGCGCCGACTATCGTGCTCACCCACCACTGCCATCGTGAGCAGTGGTCTGTGGCCGGCCCTATTCTGTCACGAATTGGCTGGTTGATTGAGTCGAAGATTTCGCCGTGGGTTCATCGCGCGTCGCGTTGGGTGACTGTGAGCCGTCCATCTGCCGATGAGCTGGTGGGCCTGGGGGTGGATGAGGATCATGTGGAGATTGTGCGGAATGGCGTGGATCCTTTGCCACCGATTGACTTTGAGGGCGACGCCACTAGTAACACCGTGCACCTGGTCACGCTTTCTCGTCTAGTTCCCCACAAGCAGGTAGAGCACGCCATGGATGCGGTTGCTGCGCTGGTACGTAGGCACCCAAATATTCGCTTGGACGTGATTGGCGATGGCTGGTGGGCCAAGAAACTACGGGAGTATGCCCATGATCTCGGCATTGAGCCATATGTGATCTTCCATGGTCATGTCACGGAAGAAATGAAGCACCGTATTTTGCAGCGGGCAGATCTACACATCATGCCGTCACGCAAGGAAGGGTGGGGGCTGGCTGTTGTGGAAGCAGCTCAGCACGGTGTGGCGACTGTGGGCTACAAGTCTTCCGCGGGTTTGCGTGATTCTGTCGTGGATGGTGAAACCGGCTTATTGGCTGGCTCCGAGGGAGGCCTCATCAACGCGGTGGAGTGGTTGTTGGATAACCCGGAGGAGATGAAGAAGATGGGGAAGGCGGCCCTCGGACGCGCGGACGGGTTTAGTTGGAAGGCCACCGGCCGTGCGTGGGAATCAATTCTCCGGGAAGTGGCGGGACTACCGCCCGCTGATGTTTCCCCAACGCCACCAGCGCCGATGATGCGAGCTCCGCGCCAGGAATTGCCACAGCGCCAACCCCAGTCCCAGCACGAAGACCAGCCCGAACATGGTCATGCCCACTAG